From Ammoniphilus oxalaticus:
AGGGTTGTACAATAATATCTGGAATGTTTGGGAAAATCCTTGAATATAGTAGCAATGGGATCATCATATAAAATATTCAAGGAGGTACTGGATCATGGATGTATTAAAAGTTTCAGCAAAATCCAACCCAAACTCTGTAGCAGGCGCCCTGGCAGGTGTTTTGCGGGAACGTGGAGCAGCTGAGATACAAGCGATTGGCGCAGGCGCGTTAAACCAGGCGGTCAAAGCGGTAGCTATTGCAAGAGGATTTGTAGCTCCTAGCGGTGTTGACTTGATATGCGTTCCAGCTTTCACGGACATTACAATTGATGGGGAAGAACGGACAGCAATTAAATTGATTGTAGAACCAAGATAGCGCGTAAAACATACAATAAAG
This genomic window contains:
- the spoVS gene encoding stage V sporulation protein SpoVS, with product MDVLKVSAKSNPNSVAGALAGVLRERGAAEIQAIGAGALNQAVKAVAIARGFVAPSGVDLICVPAFTDITIDGEERTAIKLIVEPR